From the Carya illinoinensis cultivar Pawnee chromosome 4, C.illinoinensisPawnee_v1, whole genome shotgun sequence genome, one window contains:
- the LOC122306717 gene encoding 39S ribosomal protein L41-A, mitochondrial-like: protein MPLGLILGLGRAYRRKRTSSLDILSSKRAPRDYYKGKNCKPTGFHTRKGGYVVMNEKLPNYVVPDLTDFKLKPYVSQCPREVKTMDAADAAK from the exons ATGCCGTTGGGGTTGATCTTAGGCTTAGGACGGGCATATCGAAGAAAGCGGACGTCATCCCTTGACATCCTCTCTTCAAAGAGGGCTCCACGTGATTACTACAAGGGGAAGAACTGCAAGCCCACTGGATTCCATACCCGCAAAG GTGGATATGTTGTGATGAATGAAAAGCTTCCAAATTATGTAGTTCCAGATTTAACTGACTTCAAG CTAAAGCCATATGTCTCACAGTGCCCAAGAGAAGTTAAAACTATGGATGCAGCTGATGCAGCAAAGTAA